The window ATATCTTGAATTTATAATGTCAGAATGGATACACAATTAAAGATTTTAAACGAAATATTTGAAacgaaaaaatatatacatttgaaattaaaaacGATAAAAAACTGCACATATAGTTTGTGGTGGATAAGTGAAAAAGTTGTTGAGACAGTGCCCCTTGAGTTCTCCAAATTCCTATTTGTCAAATTGATGCATCATAGATCAATAATGCAACGTCGGTGGTTTAGGATGTAGTCTTAAAGATTAAATGGACTTGGAATATTTCGGATTACAGGGTTGCAATAGAATTTCTCAGCTTTGCATCCTGAAATGGAAAATCTACTTTGGGCATCTTTAGGCCATCCGCATTGAGGGTTTTAAATCCAGGTTCACACGCTTTCTAAAACAAAAAAGGTGAACTCAGGGTCTTGCAGGTTCATGCGTAAGAGACAGGTTCACAACTATTTCGTGGGTCCACGACGCGTGGCAGCCCACGATtggtttaggttttttttttttaataaatcaaacgaaaaaagaaagtaataataaaaaattaattggtGAACCCCTTCTAAGTTTCACTAATGCAGATGCCCTTATGTATGAGAAACAGAAGGATAACTTCGATACGGTTCGAGACGGATTGCTTGGACTTAGTGGACATGACTATAAATCCGATGGATTGACCATCATTCGCGACAGAGATCAATATGTTCCAGAGATTACTGAAAAACTTCAAGGATGTGAGTCTATCTTATATTCTTCGGAGTAGAAACGGTTGGGCAGACACATTAGTAAAAAAAGCAAGGATCAGAGACTACAATTTTTATCCGGACAGATGGAAATGCTCATCGAAAAATTGGCTCGTTTGTCTTCTACTTGATCTGGTCTGGATGGgtagctgacaaaaaaaaaagtgaaaaactTGAATTGATGGGTGGCTAAAGGAAAGGTAAAGATGTCTGAATTGGGCCAGAGATAGCAGAATGAGAGAGAGGGACTTGGTCAGAGTCAGCCTCAGGGATAGGGAAGAGTGACACATGACACTCATATACGACCAACCAACACTGCTTTACAATAATGATAAGAACAAATAATGTAGACGATAGAGGGAAGGAGCGAGAGAATATAGTAAGAAATTAAAAGGGAGTTTTGGCTAGGAAATTAGAGAATTGTTATGTTCTAAGCTTTGACGTTAAACATGAGATTCTGAGGTACCTTTTAATAAGAAaactaatacattttttttttttggaactctaGAAAACTAATACATAAACACTCATTTTCGTTGACACTAATCTAGTATCTGGGGTCCTCGTTAGCTAAATGAAgttgaactaaaaaaaaaaaaaagttgaactATAAGTTTAGTCATGACCCATCTAATCGGATATCAGTATTAGGCTTCTCAAAATGTGTTCTTAGTTTGCGGGTGTTTTAATCTGGTTGTAGATAATGGGCTGAGTTCATAAATTTCTATCTAtgggtttttaatattttatacgtgtgtttaatttttttggtcgATCTATTAACTTCTACGGATGTTTGGACTGTCTATACTAATTTATATTGGTTATCAATTGTACCCGTTCACATTAGTTCTACTGATGGATAGTTTAGACATTTTAAAAAGTGTAGTAAAATAACATCAAAATGTTGGTCTACTCCGGTGTACATCACTATCGGTGACGGAGGTAAATCTTGAAGGATTGGCTACCGAGTAAGCTAAAGCCAAACATTTGGAGGATTTGCTTAAAGAAGCACATCATGTTATTAGAATTGTAATGACGCTTTGTGATGGAGGCATAATGATATGTCAGGAGATTAGAACAAGCCGTTTGTATGCCATCTCAATTACAGAGTATCACTAAACTTTTCAGAACTAAACCCTGAACATATATCTGATCCTAGGACACGATCCATTTTCTAAGATTTCCTTATCCTAAGAGAGGTAAAAAGCCCAAGAATCGTGTGTTATAGATAACATGTTAACTCTTTAAGTAATTTACATCTGTGTGTTACAATAACATTGCAAAATTTGGTAAATGTATATCAGTTTCTTCAACCGTATAATCCTCAAGGGGGAAAAATTTAATTTCTCTCTCGGGCCCGAAAATCGAGAAGCCGACAAACATCATCTCTCTCGACGCCGGTGAGGCCTCTGGCCGCCGGCGTCGGGCCCTAAACTCTATCTCCTGCTACTCATCGTCTTCAAGTCGCTCACCACCATGTTCTAATCGTTTCCGCCGCTCGTGGCTTCGTTTCGGAGTCTGGGGCTCCGGATCCGTGACCTTCTTGGGGTCTCCCTGCTTCTCCATCATGCCGGTCAGCTTCAGTCACCCCCAAACCTTTAAATCTACGCCTCGACAGTGTCGTCGGCCGTTTCCACCTTCTCTACCACATTTAGTGCCCGGTCGCGGTAATCTATACCCTTGTGTATGTGGGGTTCCACTGTTTTCCAAGGATTCAGTACCGATATCGTGCTACCTGATAAGGTCGAGCCACTCCCGAACTTCTCCCACCAGATCCAGCTTGACAAACGCAGAAGTTGACGGTCCTCTCCGGGATTCCGAGGAGATCCACTGTGCCGCTCTTCCTCTCTGTTTGTTTGTAGGACCCATCTTCTCTGGTGGTCCAAGCTCGCCGCTTGCTGAAGCGCACCATCCCTGGCTAGACGGCCGCGTATCCATCACCGCCGGAGTTTCCATCCCTGACGTCTGTTTCCACTCGTTCCCGTCTCTCAATCAATCGTCTTGGGTTGGGCCAAGGGTGATCACTAATTGGGCCTGGACTGCTAATCTCCCTTATTGTTATAGCCCACAAACCAGTTACACAGAACCAAGAAATACGGTACTGCTTTTGAAGGTACCGACTGTACTGATTTTATTGAAAAATGTGGTTTTGGTATTGACTTGTTTGATAAGGATTTCCGGTGGGTTCACGGGGGCCTTACTTTTGCGTATAATAGCATATTATCTTGTTAAGAAGAGTTTATCGGTGGATTCACCGAGACCGTTTCCATTTCACTCTTGCTCGTCTTTTGAAGAGAGGACTTTTCCACCGTACCTTCTTCCCATGGAAGAAGATGTTTTCTCGGCTTCGCTGCCGAGCTTCGGCTTCAGCCTTATCACCGGTTTGTTATCTTGCGTAGCGGTCTGTACGGGGCCAGAAGATGCAACCGAGATTACCATGTGTTGTCTCGCAGGTGAGGGTTGGCCCTCAACGTCACATTATGTGACTAAGTTTCAGCTGTCCGGCTCTGTCGGGTATGCCCCATCGACGCATCCAAGCTTTGTCTTGAATTCGCTGTCATCTTCCTTTGAAGATTTATCTTTCTTAATTTGGTCTGTTATTGTATCTTATGCTTTTTATCAAAGAGGATGGATAATTCCCTCTAGTATTTGTATTCAAGAAAATTGATGAATGAAAATtagttgtgtttcaaaaaaaaagtatatcagTTTCTTCAATTATTTCTGCATTTGAGTTTAGCTAAACATTACTATGTCAAAATAATTTGAAGCATGGTTGCAACTTGCAATACAATGAAATAATGCCTACAAAGAACCAATGTTCCCTTGCATagcaagaaaaaaatagagacaCTCCGTTGGATACTGCTAATAGGCTGATATATAGATAATAACATGTATGCTTGAATtggggtgcgatcataccagcactaatgcaccggatcccatcagaactccgcagttaagcgtgcttgggcgagaaaagtgtttcaaaaaaaaaaaaaaaaacatgtatgcTTGAATTAAATCAACTGTAAACAAGTTGATAGGTAGAATTGAAACTGAGTCATAATCTCTAAGCCAGAACAGATACACCCAAACAattacaaatacaaaaaaaatctgtagTTTCTGCATTTGTCTATTGATCTAATTCTTTACATACACTTTCGCTGTttgatttaaaaactaaaaaaataaaacatatacaaTAAAATTGATGCATACAAATAAGATACTTATGTTCTCATCAAGAATCATCATCTGGAGAGTCATCAATGGGATACCAGAATCTATTAAAGAACCACATGGTGTCACCATGACCATCCACAGCGCAGCCATCCTGGTTCATGTGCCAACCATAGTAAGCGTGTGTCCTGTTCTTTATCGAGAATATAGCATGTCCGAAGCTAGCTTCTCTGAAGGCAGAGTACTTAGGCTGAGATTGCTTTTGAATCCTTGACAAGTATATGTTAATGTTGATTTGGTTGCATAATAATTAAGTTGAAATCTGCGTTTTATGCTTGAGTCGATTAGGCTTCACTATTATCTTTCTTCTCCATTCAACATTGCCGTCTACGCTTCTCAGAACCTAAGAAAAGGAGAGAAGCTTATCTTGTCATCAGTGTTGATTCCGTAAGCTCAGAAGCGTTGAACTTTTAAATAAACTTTCAATGAAGTCATGAGCTTAAGATTCCTTTCATGGGTTTATTTGTGGACCAATGGTGAGGCTGGTGAAGTGATGAAACGTGATGATGTTCCGGATTGGCCTTTGTTAGCTACTTATCTTATAAGTGAAGCGTGTCTTCAGAAAGATTCTGGATGATTTAATTATATCTCTGCTCTTCCGAGAGAACCGTACTCGCTTTTATACTGGTaactttgttttcttatttttcttttttttctgttactgaacttgaaatattttttccagTTGATGGCATTAGTCTCAGCCTTTTTGTGTACTGTTTTTCAGGACTCGGACATAACTTGATATGTACTTGGAAGCTTCACAGATTCGATAACGGACAATCGAAAGAATCACTAATGTTGTTGGAACGTGAGATATTTTCTCTTTCCTTCTCTCAACTGCTATTTGATGTGTAGAACTTTACTTGATGCACTCTCTCGCATTTGTCCTTAGTGTGTGGGTGTGGTTAAAGACTGATGGTTATGTCCTGCATCAGACACGGCTGAAATTTTGAAGTTTCAAGATGCACAAATATGTACGAGATTACTGGTGATCCGGTTCATCCCCCAAACAACCATTGATGAAGTCATCGACAATGCTCCCGTCATCAACCTCCAAACATTCATACTAAGGAGGTTTGACCAGCTCCAAGCTCTAAGAAACATTGACTTAGAACTCCCTGGTTTGTTCCCCATACATTTGGTAATTTATTGTTCAAATTATTGTATATGATTTGGTGCTGAAATCTTAAGCCTTTCATCACATGGCAGATGTTGTTGGGCAAATTCATGTTCAGTCCAAGGTTCTGACCTTAAGGACGCTGAAGCTATGCCCCGAGTTGTGGTCCGTTTCATTATTGAACCGTAAGTGTACAAAGCCGTTATTTTTCAACTCTATTACTTATGGAATCCTTAACGTAATAAGTTATTACAATTCACATGACAGGACGGTGGTTGTGTACCTGTGTTTATGGGATGATGCTGCAGAAATGTTTAAGGGTCTCATCAATCAGGTGATAGAACCCAGTCTGTCATGGTGGTCAGTGGTCACTACCGTCAATCCCAAAATATTTGGAGGTTTGTTATATCGGTAAACTTATATACCATATTGAGGAAGGTTTTGTCAATTCATATATTTTCGTAATTAATATTGCGTACAACCCATAATCTACCAAACACTCTTTATTCCGCAGGTAACCTGTACATCAACTCCACCCCAGCAGCGAAGTTTTATTTTGACACTAACCTCCCAGCCATTGCAGAGTTCACAGCCAGGTAACAACTCATTAGGTCTCGCTGTTGACCAAAATGAAATCGTACACTAACTTATCTGATGATACCATTTGCTTCCAGGTTAGGAAGTCCAGTTTGAGAAGCTTTCCCCTGTATCGATACCAAGGATGGGATAAAAAGAAGGAACTTGTCTCAATAAGAGATCTAAACAAATTCATTTCCAATTCTGATGAGCAGGTAACATTCATGGTTCGTTTAAAATGTGTTTTAGTTTgagataataaattattaaatagttaGTCTACTGTCTTGATGAAGACACAGGAAGCGGATTTCATTTGCAAGGCTCGGGTTGTTGAGGTCCTGCAACAAAATGGCTGGTCTTTTTTCTCTTGCACTGAATGCAGCAGGAAGCTAGACAAATCTGGCAGTCAAGACTTTTGATACTCAAAGATATATAAGATAAGCCATTGTTTTAATCATTATGATCACGGGGGTGTTTGCGGCCACTTAGCAATCTTTTCCTATTTTACAGACTtagcaattttttttctatttccagtttttgttttttgttttgccATTTACGGCAAAGTAACTACTCATAGGAGAACATTTgctaaatttaatattataaaaaaaggGTTGACGTAATATTTAGTATAGTCGATAACAAAATGCACAAAAGGTCATTCATATAGTGAACCATATTACAGGTAAACATGCAAAATTGAGCTACACGATGCCTTTGTGTTCACTCTCTTCTATGCATACATTCAGTCAGGCCGAAGGCTGGAcggataaaattttgaaattcaaCACAGAAAATAGtcagagaaaaaaataacaagaaAACCTCATAAATTTTTTGACACAGACTAGCactaactttcttttttttgtcaaacaggCTAGCACTAACTAACATAAGTTTTACCAACTGAAATCCAACTACACGAACTCAATTTAAATTCGGTATTAGTTGAAACGTATACAATACTCGCCCAAAAAAATACCTATACTTAAATTATTGATCTATGTTTCCTAATAATATAAAAGCGTGGatatattaacatatacatCAATCTCTACGACTATACTAACCTTCATCAACAATACAATACAAGAAATTTTTACTTCTATTATAAATCTCTACGACTATACTAACCAAAACACTTGACTCCACTTCCCATAACATTTTTAAGCTACAACAACACATATTTGTCATTGTAGACAACacagaaaaaacaaaatttagaagaaaaataacaaaCGACAAAATTCCGCGTACAAAACTACACAATGCATCAACAACATACCAGTTCCGTGCTTACGCGGAGGATATACCCCTAGTTATAGTAATACGTAAATGTGTTTGATTCTCCACTCAAAAAAGCTAACGCATATAAGAGTTTAACATAAGAAGACAGAAAATCATCTTATGGGATATGCTATCACCAAATAAGTAAAAACCATGATAACTAATAAATTAGTCtactaaaaaaaagttaaatccaAAATGATTAAATAAGATTCTATATTAAactttacatattttaataaaaaaaattatgagttAAAATAACTAATCATAAAACTATAACCATATTAAAAGCAATTTacatataaagttataaactataaactattacatgttttattttatggtcCATAGACATGTAAATGAGTACATATATGAGCAGGCCTTTCACAAACATTGAATGGGCTTCGTGGGATGATAAACAAATTGTAGAACAATTTGGCCAGGTTAGTAACAGCCCAAAACAAATTCTTCACCTAAAATTCTACCTAAACGATGAAAACATTCCCAAAATCCTCCCCTTCCAAATTTAATATGAAGTTTCATATACCATCTCTGTTTTCTAAGGTTCAAATCCTTTTCACTCCAACTCCGGGAACAATTTCTAAAAATCTCAAGCTACAATGACTTCAAAAGCCGACCAGTACATTATCACCGAGGATCCAAGGACTGACGAACCAAGGAATATGCCTTTCAAGCACATATCTATCAACAATTGCAGGATTTGTCTTCtgtgttggataattccaagcttgtggaaacttaacatattattagatgtttaatatgttaagataaacacaataagaaaacctagaaataggaaaaagaagtttctatttaggttaggttgTGTTTTCtatatcccacatgttaaagggaattgtctttcatataaatataggtctaatggagaggtgttccaatatgatctaagtgaaacatattgagagctttagttttgagtagtttctaaagctaataagaaaagttgttcttataactctttgtgtttctaagagatctgaattggtatcagagcctcaggttggagactcgatctaagcttaagttgtagcttaagatcctggtgcttgtgaacaagagatcgcgacggcaagatggctgacgtgactagggctccacgcacgaaggactttggatctacatccatccaatgtccgatgttgtcatcgacaaactacacagtttggtcgatgaggatgaaggttctactacgtgttcatgaagtgtgggacacaatcgaaccggttcagatgatcaaaagaagaacgatgttgcgatagctcttttgtttcaatctgtTCCAGAGACTTTGATTCTCCAGGTGGGAGAACAAACCGCATCAAAAGAGATCTGGAACGCCATCAAGTCGCGACACCTAGGAGCTGATCGTGTAAGGGAGGCGAGACTTTAGACGTTGATGACAGAGTTTGATAGGTTGAAGATGGATGATGCAGATACGGTCGATGACTTCGCGGGGAAGATATCGGGCCTATCATCCAAAGCAACCTCGTTGGGagaaaacatagaagaatccaagatggtcaagaagttcttgaagggtCTTCCAAGACAGAAGTATATCCAGATCGTAGCATCACTTGAGCAAGTCCTAGATCTCAACTCGACGGGGTTTGAAGACATAGTTGGAAGGCTTAAGGCGTACGAGAAGCGTGTATGAGAAGAAACTCAGAAAGAAGACCAAGGGAAGCTGATGTTTTCGAACAATGAAGAGCATAGTCAGAGGGACTATGAGAATTCCcgtggtagaggaagaggaaggaacGGTAGAGGCAGAGGTCGAGGTAGGTCACACAACCAAAACCGTGCGTCACACACCGAAGATAACAACTCGAAGAAGAATCGTTCAAAGCTGATATGTTGGAGATGTGACAAGCCTGGTCACTACGCAACTGTCTGTCCCGAGAAGCCAGAGAAGGATCAAGAAACCAACCTAAACGAGACAGAAGAGGCTGATGCACTCTATGTACACGAGGTGGTGTTTTTGAACGAAGATAAGGTGATTCCGAAGAATCTTGATATCGACAAAGGCAGTGCAAGTGTCTGGTATTTGGATAATAGAGCGAGCAATCACATGACAGGGAACAAGGAGTTCTTTTCGAGTTTGAATCTCAACACCAAAGGGAAGGTGAAGTTTGGTGATGGATCGTGTGTTGACATTGTAGGAAAGGGTGTGGTTACCTTTGTGTGCAAGACTGGAGAGAAGAAGGCACTCAAGGACATATACTACATACCCGATCTGAAGCACAATATATTGAGTCTTGGGCAAGCAACAGAGAACGGATGTGAGGTTAACATGAAAGATGTCTACTTAACGCTCACAGATTCgcatggaaggttgctagttcgtGTGACAAGATCTCCAAACCGTCTCTACAAGACCCCTATGGAGATAAGCTACCCGGAGTGTTTACATGTCAGGGACGTAGATGCTACATGGAGGTGGCATGCTCGACTAGGACATATAAgctatggagtgatgaacaacatgGTAAGGAAGGAGATGGTCGTAGGAATGCCGTGTGTAACACACGAAGAAAGCGTGTGTGACGCATGTCTCGCAGGAAAGCAGATCAGACAGTCATTCCCGACCAAAGCCATGTTTCGTGCGACAAAGCCATTAGAGTTATTGCATGGAGATTTGTGTGGTCCAATCACACCACCAACGCCTGCAAATAATAAGTATGTCTTTGTCTTGATCGATGACTTCTCTAGGTATATGTGGGTTATGCTATTGAAGGAGAAGAGTGAGGTATTCGATCGATTCAAAAGGTTTAAAGAGAGTGTAGAGAAGCAGACAGGCTCAACCATCAAAACCTTtcgcaccgatagaggaggagagtttACCTCAGCTGAGTTCAATCTATTCT of the Brassica rapa cultivar Chiifu-401-42 chromosome A03, CAAS_Brap_v3.01, whole genome shotgun sequence genome contains:
- the LOC108871182 gene encoding uncharacterized protein LOC108871182, encoding MPVSFSHPQTFKSTPRQCRRPFPPSLPHLVPGRGNLYPCVCGVPLFSKDSVPISCYLIRSSHSRTSPTRSSLTNAEVDGPLRDSEEIHCAALPLCLFVGPIFSGGPSSPLAEAHHPWLDGRVSITAGVSIPDVCFHSFPSLNQSSWVGPRVITNWAWTANLPYCYSPQTSYTEPRNTVLLLKVPTVLILLKNVVLVLTCLIRISGGFTGALLLRIIAYYLVKKSLSVDSPRPFPFHSCSSFEERTFPPYLLPMEEDVFSASLPSFGFSLITGLLSCVAVCTGPEDATEITMCCLAGEGWPSTSHYVTKFQLSGSVGYAPSTHPSFVLNSLSSSFEDLSFLIWSVIVSYAFYQRGWIIPSSICIQEN